The Phyllopteryx taeniolatus isolate TA_2022b chromosome 2, UOR_Ptae_1.2, whole genome shotgun sequence nucleotide sequence GTGGCTTCCAGAGCCCCCGCAGACAAAACCCGCGTACTTCCACAGCTTGCGGGTCACTTCCTGTTGACGTAGCATCGGGTGAGGCACTCCGCTCCCGATGTGTATTTAGCGTAGGATGTTGTAAATGGGGCTTTGAGCAATGTCCTGGCTTTTTCCAACGCTTTCCCTGCATCAAATTCCAAATGAGCAAAAAGGTTTATGGgtttatgaaatatgaaataacgATGAGATGTGATGGAGAACGTCGCACGTGTGCCGCGGACCTCAGTGATGGTCTGTATGGAGGATGGACAGGAGAAGAGCGAGAACGGGGATGTGGTTGGAAAGTCAACAAACCGAAGAGTAGGACCGAGTACAAAATTGAACGCAGTCGACAGTATGCACCTCTGCGCACTCCGTCCGCGCACCAATGGATAGTCGAGCTAGGTGGAGAGGGTTAGCGCTCGACACAGGAAGTGAATCGTGTCAGAGAGTCTGACCTGGTTTACATATCGCAGCATCATCGCATTTTCTGCTTTTTTCCACCCACCTTGCAGCTCGATGCCCGTATATGACGACTGACATCCTTTCGTTCACCACTGCTGCATTCAGTCATCATTGAATCCAAAAACATTGTCTTCACATCCCTCTGATTGTTGGCTGACATTTCCGACATCTCTCTTCAACAAATCAACATTGTATGCATTCATCATTCCTTCACGTCTGCTCAGTAGAGGTCCCTTGCCTTATAGTATTGATAAACATACACTCCTGCTAATTGGGCTAGTTCTATTCTTCTCTCATTCCACCATGAATCTAGTCTGATGTTGTAGGTCAGGGGTGTCAGCGGCTAACCCAGCCCGGCCCGTCAGGCGGTCCAATCCGGCCTGTGGGGAAAGCCCACACTAACTGCAATTGTTAAAAATaactcctcctcatcctccttgatCTGGCTGCAGCTTTTGATACCATCTCTCACACCATCATCCATCCCCCATTGACATTATCCGTACACCCCTCCAGTGATTCAGTTCTTAGCTGTCCGGCCGCACCcagtttgttcaaatgaaatcattcaaatccCATCCGTTCGCCATTTATTCTGGTGTCCCCCAGGGCTCTGTCTTGGGCCCCCTCCTCTTTATCACCTACATCATACCACTTGGCAATATTTGCCCTAAATTCAACGTACACTTTCACTGTTACGCGGATGACACCCAGCTCTAACACTCCACCGAACCTGCCGCCACTCTtcctctttccttcctttttgaCCGTTTTTCTGAACACTGGTTTTCATCCAACTTTCTACAACTCAACAGTGATAAAACGGAACTCCTACTCATAGGTACCAAGTCCATGCTAGCCCAAATTGACAGGTCTTCCATGACACTTAATAATTTCTCTGTTTCTTCCTCCCCTCGGGTTAAGGGTCTGGGTGTCTTCTTCTCCTTCCAAGCACACATGAACAACatcacctggggcctcatggagaaagacttgTCCATGTGCAACATcgacattggttgcacatgattaaaatgtgctcAAATGAATTTTTTGAGGAGATGATgtcatttgaacacattttaatcacgtgcaaccgatgtacgcTCAAATTAggtcaattcaaaggactctttttatcagtctgcacaggtgcagcagcagccggttgttggagcgtaattgcgtcggagaccccggggatgccggaggagacACCGGGGACGGCGGACGTATGCCCCGAACATGTAGCACGTGGCTGTGGCTGCGACTGCTTGTCCTCTCCTGTCTATTAAaataattgagtaatcaaacaggagtcCACATTTTTGATGTCCTCTTTGATAtactgatgtgcttctatttgaattcaaaagatttgttacaaataccatacatacaacattgacgcatgaacctttctctcgtagggctgagtgtaggttactgtatgaacacatttgttgtgagttatgaaaatacatggtattaaccttgtggggtcaTCATAGTCAGCCCCGTCCTCCCagcacccctgagagagcagcgtcacccatgatcgcagcgattctctcctcgaacggggtgaggccctacgcgccggttcttccacctttttttggccacactttggcggtgggcagccgTCCTCcgcttcttttttagttcagcgtgtgcgcgctattctgtctccacagcatcgacagccgcacacgcgctgtgCCAGAGgattttcttcattaccttgctcagtttcctttttttctgatcacgcagagatcggcatctcaggtgcagggttgattgaaatatgatttgcatattcaaacgtgggcgtggacagggaggagtcggctactccaacacgtgcgctcatttccacgtcgattgggatgtacgaaggaaatgtgcttggattcatgagtacgcagagttgcatacatctgaatatttttgtgcgtacgccatgttttaggaggaaatccacgcaagtctttgtacacgAGGCCCCCGGTCTGTATACTTTCACTTGCAAAACATCAGCCATCCTGCAGATCTgctgttggagcctgggtggcgctttgcgccctctcgctcgctctctctctcccctccatccctccatccatccctccatccatccatccatccatccatttactttaccgcttctcctcccgagggtcgcgggctgccggagcctatcccagctatcttcgggcaggaggcggggtacaccctgaaccggtcgccagcctatcgcagggcacaaccagtcgcactacgggcaatttagagtcttccatcaacctagcacgcatgtttttgggatgtgggaggaaaccggagcgcccggagaaaacccacccaggagaacatgcaaactccacacaggcgtggccgggatttgaaccccggtccccagaactgtgaggcagatgtgctaaccggtcgctcccctctctctttccggCACATTCCTCGCCTGCGCatctgtcaccaatcagccctcgctaccacctgcataaaagcctgccagatcccagaaactctcgccagagtattgcagcctccctagcggtaccacggctccTCAGTCTCCGCGTAAGTCTACTCAATTCTAGTGATGGTGAGATGAAGCCCCACGAAGCATCGATACTTTCAGTCAACCGTGCCGGCAGGTGTAGCGACACTTCATTAGGAATCATTTACTCTATGGCGCCCTCGAGAGGGCAATAAAATGTACTACAATCTAGTTGCCACCTCCAAAACAAGTGATAGGGCCACAGTGAAACACAGCATTAGAAATAGGAATGCACTTTTGTTACTTGTACTAGTGCTTGTAATTAAATCAAGAGAATGAAAACCCCACTATTTTTCcatggtttttattttgataaaagTACTTTCTCTAAAGAGCCAGGACTAAGGCGGCTGCGCTTTTTTGTGAGCGTTTATTATGTTGAGATGCTGGGAAGAAAAAGGAGCAATGTCAGCATTCAAGCCAGCCAGGTTTCTTTTCGTGAAAAAGTCTCTGGAGCATATTCAATGTACTATTGCAACGTGTCTCCATTATACGTGATATACGACTCTCTTGAGCACAACAGACACTTTGCCTGtggcaaacacacgcacgcacaaaatgGTTTATACTTTGTGAGCACTGAGCAGACATTGTGCAATTTTATAGTTACTATAAGACAAACCTTACTGGGAGTGAACAAGTCAAACAGGGGAAACCGTTCCTTTTGTCGCACCTAACTGAAATACAAGATGTGCGGGTCGACTCCATTGCGTTTCGCTGTGCCTTATATTTCAAATGACACGCGGTTCACGCGCCAAACCGCTTCCTGAATCAGTCAGGCGGTACGGTGCTTCAAGAAGGTTCGAACGGCATCGCTTACGTCATCGAAGCTCCGAACCGCACTTCGCCTGGATCTTTGCTGATTGCTCGACGCGCACTTCGAAGCCTCGACACAGACCGTAACATCACTATTCAATTCCTCGTGTCcttttctgacctccgtgtctctccttgtcctcagcgTTCCCTCCGTCTTCCTTGCACCTCGGCCGCCAAACCGGCCGCTTGGCCACGAATTCCCTGCCTCAACAACTCGCCGGCAcacctcaaggaccatctacatttgcctcttttcaataaactgttcatcacaacctctcagcctccacctgctcttgggtccagtctccatcTGATCGTAACAAATCATCTCCGTCCAGGGACCTTAAGTGCCTTGAAAGGCACCTATAAATGATCCAATGATTTTCTTTAGCAATGGCTAAAATTACAAGTATCGGTTGAgcgtgttagggttagggaggTCTATGACTTTTAGATCACCCAATAGACACAGATTAGGAGTGAGTGGCATCCTGCAGTTCAAATCAGAGGTGAGTTTCTGTGGCCGGGGGTCTCATGTACGAAGACTTCgatggatttcctactgaaagatggcgtacgctcaaatccagaaaacgtcatacgcacaaaaatatccagatctgtgcgtacgcatgaatccaagcacatttccttcgtacgtcccaatcaacgtggaaatgagcgcacatgttggagtagctgactcctccctgtccacgcccacacctgcacctgagatcctgatctctgcatgatccgaaaaaaaggaaaatgagcaaggtaatgaacgatctcccgttccattcttccctcactcgtgaacaagaccccaagatacttgaactcctccacttggggcaggatctcatccccgacccggagaaggcacgccacccttttctgactgaggaccgcggtctcagatttggaggtgctgattctcatcccagccgcttcacactcagctgcgaactgctccagtgagagttggaggtcacggcctgacgaagccaacagaaccacatcatctgcaaaaagcagagatgcaacactgaggccaccaaaccggaccccctctacgcctcggctgcgccttgaaattctgtccagaaaagttatgaacagaatcggtgacaaagggcagccttggcggaatccAGGTTTTGCGGACCaaaccacagctgcccctcaagcTGTCCAACTGCCATGTGTCAACCGCCGAGACCttcgagttcctgggaattatagTCTCTCAGGAACTGAAGTGGGAGATGAACATCAAAAAGGCCCAGTataggatgtacttcctgcagcttctgaggaagcacagcctgccacaagAGCTGttgtcctgtgttcatccatcacactctggtttggtgctgctacaaaaaaaatgaaaactccgactgcaatggacaatcaaaactgcagaAAAAATTGTCGGTTCCCCCCTACCCGCCCTTGAGGACTTACACGCCCGCCAAAACTAAGACTGGAGCATGCAAAATcgtcttggaccctccacatcctcgtcaccacctcttccagcttcttccctcagATAGGTGTTgtcgatcaatgcaaacattccaacagcttcttcccttctTGCCAGTAACTTCTTAAgtagttaacttacaattccattgcaacatgctgccaattctgTCTTGAGATTGTCGTCACATCTCtatcgggccaattatacattactcgtgcactcactgtagtagtctcgccacgttgCACTACTTGCATTTCTGTTGtcgaccaatactggccactcatgtgcttgagaagtatctgcactatttgcacaatgAACAGATTGTTGACAACtcttccagattatcgcactactagtcactttaaactgcatacatttcttgaagtctctgcaccatttgcacaatggtcactgcaccagactattgttctattagccattgcaaactgctctaaattgctagaggactcagaatcattttgcacaattgtcaaaaaataataataattgtacaggcattaccacattactggtaacctttttttgctcagtgactgtgtttttcttcatttttttgtctccaaagtattctctgtcaattgactgtcggttgtcgtactcgagcagctccaactaccggagacaaattcctcgtgtgttttgacatacttggcaaataaagatgattctgattctgattctgataagagGTGCTCTCATCTCTACAattttctctttatttattGAAAGATTATTCTTCAGAAATTTAAATTTAGATTCTAACTAAATACCTCATTTTACCCATATCACATAAGGCTAAAGAAACACACTTCAAAACCTCAAATGATATTTACCCCTGTAATGATTTTTCAAGACAAATATTCAAAATTGATTGAAACAACTGCGTTTTTTTGGAACTCTGATATAGGGACTTTAcgacatttgttttttgattgCAATTATACAatttataattgttttgggAATCATTCCAACAGTGGACATCCAAAAAGGACAACATATCACAAAGCTGGAATACAAGGAGATTGAATATGGattcataattaaaataaataaagtgaaataATGTATGATACCATAATTATTTTTGGCGAAATAATTCACTCATAGATGTAGATTTCTAAAATGTCACTCAGCTTTTAGTTTAAAAGAAAGAAGTTAAGAATTTTAGGATAATGTTAAAACTTcttaaaaccaaacaaacatggATTGTATATAATTATATGAAGGTTTTATTTTCGGATTAGACCTCTTtctattttttgtctttgcaaAACGGTTACGTGTACTGTTCTGTACGGTTAGGTTACCTGTGGGTGGACCACTCGATCGCAATGCACGCCTGAAcgtgtgaagaagaagaagaagaagaagaagaagaagaagaagaagaagaagaagaagaagaaaaacaagaacaagaacaagaagaagaagaagaacgaagaagaagaagaacaagaagaagaagaacaaacaagaagaacaaacaagaagaagaagaagaattagaagaagaaggaggaggaggaggtctcCTTTCTTGGCCAGTGTGCGTCGCCTTTAGCCCGTTAGCTCTTCGTTTCAGCTCAATATTGTCTCTGTTGCAGCCTTTGCTTTTCGAGAGCATGGCGTACCAGTTGTACAGGAACACGACGTTGGGGAACAGCCTGCAGGAGAGCCTGGACGAGCTCATTCAAGTGAGCAACCGTGCGTGCTAACGCTACTGAGCTTCCGGAAGCCGTCTTAGCCGCCCTCACGCACGTTTACGACGACGTGAACGAGGCGTTTACAAGAAATCTGAATTCTTGGGATTCATACGCAGTGTTCGTGTTGGAAACATAGCCGTGTTTAGACGGAGACGCCTCGTTGAGCGGGTTGGGCCGTTGCTGCGGTAGGTCAGCGCGttcgccatattggatgtggaagttctctctctctctctctctctctctctctctctctctctctctctctctctctctcttttatttGGGAAAGAGTTGAAcagatgttttatttctttttaaaacaaggTGCACTGTTgacatttaacacatttttagaaatcATCCGTGATTTATATCACTAACTCATGGCACTAAGGAAAATTCATTATCGAACTGGCACGCCCGTGACCAGGAAGGTGGAGAAGTGctacagaaaagggatggcCAAATTCATTGTTTAGTCAAACCCCTCTTGCGCTGTGATCTCCAAGCAGTACGTGAAGGAGGCGGCGTCTCCGCTTTTCTACTTCCACGATGTCCATGTGCCACATCTACGTGTGGACAGTATGGGAGCTGTGATGTCGATGTCATTATGGCAGAaatatattttggggaaaaaaaatgaagtcgaCATAAAGGCTACATGAGTGAAATCGGCGTGCTACTTTGTGAGACAAAAGTGCAACGAGAGACGTGTACCAAAaagtttgtgtatgtgtatgtccgTGTCAGACGCAGCAGATCACGCCTCAGTTGGCTCTGCAGGttcttcttcagtttgacaaaGCCATCAACACGGCGCTTGCCAACCGCGTTCGCAACCGCGTCAACTTCAAGGTGAGTCCACACTATTTATTGTCCATCGTTGTCGTCATTCAGCCTCTTACGCCTTTGCGTTGTGTGGCCATGCTTGCCTTGTGTGACAATGTGGGTTGCGCTGTCGCGTTTGGGTGGGCGAAACGGTCGTAAAAGGTGGTGCTTCCTTAAAACATGAACTTTGTCCCTGAAAACGTCAACAAAATGGTATCCTGCCTGCCCACTCTTGGCAATTCAAATAAGTGTGTCTGCGACCCTTTCACAGGTCCAACGGCGTCCCGATACGGCCGATGCCGACCGTGCCCGTCTTTGGAAGTGCTGATGTAGCAGCCTACAAGGAAGTCTGGAGGCTTTCCCCGCTCAGTAGAGCGGAACTCGgcaattattcattttttgtaGTTGCAAAAGAAAgctttgcttattttaacaGGGTTCCTATGCAACTATGGAAAGTGTGGGAAAGTATGGCATTTGATTGAATACAGTTCCAGCTATGGAAAAATATGTTTCCAAGACTGTTGCAACAGTTCTATTCTGTAAAGGAATAAAAATCAatatcatacatgcaaatcagtcgcctttcggcgctcttcgccgttttgaactcaaaataggccatttatgtgAATCGTGTAGATCCGAGGAGTTTTTCTTGGGGGGTCGCCGTCCCTGTCGTCAtgggctgtttcgtactccttgaacgctggcagctggatccattccacacatccaccatccacacagatgtaattgtgaaaataatatgcggcctgaggttccgcctgtgcgctcgaagtcacaggagttgacgaggcCAGAAAAATACTTCCGCCGCTTCGGCTGTTAATAAGtcatggtacttttactccgttacaatgatctaaatgttgcttggtacttttattgatcaattattgcttaacTATTTCGCGTGCGAGACTTCCACTTCCGCATCGGACGCTGTTTGCatcatccaatttaagcgctagtgacgtttaagtctagttcaccaatcaagctatacaaaaaagtcacatgacctcacacgacgtcttccattgggcttcctggACATGGGTATTCATACTAGATAAGCCTGCCCCGCTGATCGTCGTGtgtacgtggcggccatgttgggaagtcattgttaccatgaaggcaactgcgcgctactcttgtttccATTTAGAtgaccaaaaacaacagctttcatgtatcgTAGTACTTGTATATGTccggcactgtctgcccaaacgtggatatttcagctcacttataacttgagaaaacaccgtgcagtaaattgcagatgttttttttttttaatgtaattttgactgtgcatacacacacacacagcaacatcagaatgtgtacattcacattttattttgtaattaaaaaaaataataatgttcgtgctgtggtaaaaaaatttttttttaagttactcactatttactcagtacttgagtatgcatactttttactcttaagtaattttgACTTGAGTCCCATTATTGTCAAATAACAGTGgtcttacttgaggacaatgtttggctCCTCGACCCACCTCATCTCTTGCTACTCTTTcgttaaagcaacattttggcTCACAGTGTTGGATTTGTTGGACTgctcttttgtattttcacattgaggtgctgcgggtcgcgGCCCGGTTGCGGTCCCGGcgagcacacgtaacatcggcgacaagagttgatccgctagtacatcttgcattaattaggaaacgcgcctacaattatctaattagtttacggatgttaatgttaaatgtattaagcgacggcgcgctgttaaggattatgtcacaagaCAAAaggaactaacttcaaattccgaaatggccaataaaaacagaaaaatattgtacttaatcttttcctggaggatgcgcTTGGGAttttagcctttgaagttggtaatagtgcaaaatgaagtgaaacggacgatgattttagtcaattcttttcaagGAAGAGAGTATGCTACTCATGTGGCACACCTTGAAGCAGGCAtcgggtgcaggtggagatgggcaaaacaaaaaagcaaagaaatgtggCAAATTGAATTGTCtgaaatttgtacatcaacatgtacttgcgCGCTGTAAATAAGTTTTCCTGCgtgagttttatttatttatttttttgccttattgtactgtAGCTCCCTATTTTtatgtacttgtaatttatttctgaactataattcttacaagaaatgaacatgagaagaaagtgtattgtatggagttttattgaaaattcgatatgggccagtttctcaagccgcccggaactcttgtgggatggaagacatagcttctcgtattcgcccttcaggTTCTTCCAAAGTCCTCGCTTTGGCacaatagacttgctcctttaatcatggaacatacacagaaaaattgagaaaatgatgacaacatgaataaataagcattttaaaatagggagttacttttgttttgtgttgttgttgttgccagggTCCGCTGAACACTTATCGCTTTTGTGATAACGTGTGGACGTTTGTGTTGAACGACGTGGAGTTCCGAGAGGTCACAGACCTTGTCAAGGTCGACAAGGTCAAGATTGTGGCGTGTGATGGAAAGAGTAAGTGGTCGCGCATACACCTTGCTCTTCTACTTTATCTTTATTATAATCATTGTTATTAcagtgaattgtttttttttctttttcagattCTGGCTCCAATGCTGCCGAGTGAGCACACCCATTGCCGTGACACTCGGGTGTACA carries:
- the gtf2a2 gene encoding transcription initiation factor IIA subunit 2; translated protein: MAYQLYRNTTLGNSLQESLDELIQTQQITPQLALQVLLQFDKAINTALANRVRNRVNFKGPLNTYRFCDNVWTFVLNDVEFREVTDLVKVDKVKIVACDGKNSGSNAAE